The proteins below are encoded in one region of Methanomassiliicoccus luminyensis B10:
- the cas5c gene encoding type I-C CRISPR-associated protein Cas5c, whose product MVWGDYACFTRPEMKVERVSYDVMTPSAARGVLEAIYWKPAIRWNVDKIHVMNPIKFDNIRRNERSGKISSVKVERAMREGNVSLYQDKSEDTVQRASLLLRDVCYCIDAHFDISETNGETETDEKHYNMALRRMRKGQCFHHPYLGCREFSAQFELIEGELPASYYNGRVDGTRDLGIMLWDIDFSNDNKPIFFRAQMKDGIIDVQKCREEGTFS is encoded by the coding sequence ATGGTTTGGGGAGATTACGCCTGCTTCACTAGGCCAGAAATGAAGGTGGAGCGGGTAAGCTATGATGTAATGACCCCCTCAGCGGCTAGAGGAGTCCTCGAAGCAATCTATTGGAAGCCGGCGATTCGATGGAACGTAGACAAGATCCACGTAATGAATCCAATAAAATTTGACAATATCCGGAGGAATGAACGGTCTGGTAAGATTTCGTCAGTCAAAGTGGAAAGGGCGATGAGGGAAGGAAACGTTTCCCTATATCAGGATAAAAGCGAAGACACGGTGCAAAGAGCATCCTTGCTACTGCGGGACGTATGTTATTGCATAGATGCGCACTTTGACATCTCCGAGACAAATGGTGAGACTGAAACTGACGAAAAGCATTACAATATGGCCTTGCGAAGAATGAGGAAGGGGCAATGCTTCCACCATCCATACCTGGGATGTAGAGAGTTTTCCGCTCAATTCGAATTAATCGAGGGCGAGTTGCCCGCCTCATACTACAATGGCAGAGTGGATGGTACCAGAGATTTGGGGATTATGCTTTGGGACATTGATTTTTCAAATGATAATAAACCCATATTTTTCCGGGCACAGATGAAGGATGGAATAATCGACGTTCAAAAGTGTCGGGAGGAGGGAACATTCTCATGA
- a CDS encoding transposase has translation MLADGAYGTRENFDFLRKRGIESVIRMRKNANMKRNGGTSGRPLAVQERDLLGEEYWRYVKRYGHRWSAEGMFDRLRVCWTSRFVREGRTS, from the coding sequence GTGCTGGCCGACGGCGCTTACGGCACCAGGGAGAACTTCGACTTCTTGAGGAAGAGAGGTATCGAGTCGGTGATACGAATGAGAAAGAACGCCAACATGAAGCGCAATGGCGGCACGTCGGGCAGGCCGCTGGCCGTGCAAGAGCGCGATCTTCTCGGCGAGGAGTATTGGCGCTACGTTAAGCGATACGGTCATCGATGGTCGGCGGAAGGAATGTTCGATCGATTAAGAGTATGCTGGACGAGTCGCTTCGTTCGAGAAGGGAGGACCTCATGA
- the alaS gene encoding alanine--tRNA ligase has product MSSDLASEFQLEYFKENNFHRQICPKCGRAFWSQGIWPSCGESPCEEYSFINNSPIKKPYSNHEMREEYLSFFEEHGHGRVRRYPIVARWRDDVFFTQASIYDFQPWVISGVIEPPHNPLTISQTCVRFNDVDNVGRTGRHYTFFEMLAHHAFNRPGKEIYFKDRTVELCHMFYTERLGVDPKLMRYVEEWWEGGGNSGPCVEVILEGVELATLVFMQYRETPQGRVPMDMKVVDTGYGLERATWVSQGTPSAYEAVFGPVVKKIQSDLGIIPDPRILAEYSKVAGAMNMKTAKDIRDLRQRTADRLGISFEELLKTIGPMEDIYIICDHSRALAFMINDGVVPSNVREGYFARMLVRRALRSMRSLDVKFTLADIVGEQIDYFSPYFEELTENRADIMNIVSVEEKRYYETLERGRSIVQRMTRDLKGKPIATDQLIELYDSHGLNPEIVQEFSDVPVEIPDNFYIQVAKRHESTEAVEEGPKGDEWPLDMPETELGYYQDPEKMVFEAKVTAVVSGAIVLDRTYFYPEGGGQEADYGVLDGHEVTDVQKVRNTVLHFLKGKHGIKPGQTVKGAINETRRRQLMRHHTAAHIINGSARRMFGNHIWQSGAHKSVDEARLDVTHYENLSDEQRNELERRCNEVVLEDHPVEIKFMQRDDAEAKFGFRLYQGGVVPGKVIRVVNTVGVDVEACGGLHCDRTSRVGPIRILRTKRIQDGVVRIEYSAGLAAVSGMQADKACVDLLADRMMVTRETVLPAAEKLLAEMREDRKRLESLSARLNQIVSEALLSKAERADNVSMVVHQAAEGEDPQAIALALISNPGVVAVVGSANGSPKLYVARSKDVDLDARPILKSVMALVGGGGGGKPDLAQGGGGDPSKLPAALEQAPRIVREALVKRQAK; this is encoded by the coding sequence ATGTCCTCCGATCTCGCTTCAGAATTTCAATTAGAATATTTCAAGGAAAACAACTTTCACCGCCAGATATGCCCCAAATGTGGTAGGGCCTTCTGGTCTCAGGGCATCTGGCCCAGTTGTGGTGAGTCCCCCTGCGAAGAGTACTCATTCATCAATAACTCTCCAATTAAGAAGCCATATTCCAACCACGAAATGCGGGAGGAATATCTCAGCTTTTTCGAGGAGCATGGCCATGGGAGGGTCAGAAGGTACCCGATAGTTGCCAGATGGCGCGATGATGTGTTTTTTACACAAGCGTCCATATATGATTTTCAACCCTGGGTCATCTCAGGTGTGATCGAACCACCACACAATCCATTGACAATATCGCAAACGTGTGTCCGTTTTAATGATGTGGACAATGTCGGCCGAACAGGCCGCCATTATACATTTTTCGAGATGCTGGCCCATCATGCTTTCAACCGGCCAGGCAAGGAGATCTACTTCAAGGACCGGACCGTCGAACTCTGCCACATGTTCTATACCGAGCGCCTTGGGGTCGACCCCAAGCTCATGAGGTATGTAGAGGAATGGTGGGAGGGTGGCGGCAACTCCGGGCCGTGCGTCGAGGTCATCCTGGAGGGCGTCGAGCTCGCTACGTTAGTATTTATGCAATACAGGGAGACCCCCCAGGGCCGCGTCCCTATGGATATGAAAGTGGTCGATACGGGATATGGCCTGGAGCGTGCCACTTGGGTCTCCCAGGGCACCCCGTCCGCCTATGAGGCCGTGTTCGGACCGGTGGTCAAGAAGATCCAGAGCGATCTGGGAATCATCCCTGACCCGCGCATTCTGGCAGAGTATTCTAAAGTCGCTGGTGCGATGAACATGAAGACCGCCAAGGACATCCGCGACCTCCGCCAGAGGACCGCCGATCGACTAGGCATATCGTTCGAGGAGCTTCTCAAGACCATAGGGCCGATGGAGGACATCTACATCATTTGCGACCATTCTCGTGCCCTGGCATTCATGATCAACGACGGCGTGGTGCCGTCGAACGTCAGAGAGGGCTACTTCGCCCGCATGCTGGTCCGCCGTGCCCTGCGCTCGATGCGCAGCCTAGATGTAAAATTCACCCTGGCGGATATTGTCGGCGAGCAGATCGACTACTTCAGCCCCTATTTCGAAGAACTGACGGAAAACCGTGCGGATATAATGAACATAGTATCTGTCGAAGAGAAGAGATACTACGAGACCCTGGAGAGGGGCCGTTCCATCGTCCAGCGCATGACCCGGGACCTCAAGGGCAAACCGATAGCCACGGACCAATTGATCGAGCTCTACGACTCCCACGGCCTCAACCCCGAGATCGTCCAGGAGTTCAGCGACGTGCCCGTGGAAATCCCCGACAACTTCTACATACAGGTCGCCAAGCGCCACGAGTCCACCGAAGCGGTCGAGGAAGGCCCCAAAGGGGACGAGTGGCCGCTGGACATGCCGGAGACCGAGCTCGGCTACTATCAGGACCCTGAGAAAATGGTCTTCGAGGCCAAGGTCACCGCCGTCGTCAGCGGGGCCATCGTCCTGGACCGCACCTACTTTTACCCCGAGGGCGGGGGGCAGGAGGCGGACTATGGCGTCTTGGACGGGCATGAGGTCACCGACGTCCAGAAAGTGAGGAACACCGTCCTCCACTTCCTCAAGGGCAAGCACGGCATCAAGCCTGGTCAGACCGTCAAGGGGGCCATCAACGAGACCCGCCGCCGGCAGCTCATGAGGCACCACACCGCGGCGCACATCATAAACGGCTCCGCCCGGCGCATGTTCGGCAACCACATATGGCAGTCCGGCGCGCACAAGAGCGTGGACGAGGCCCGCCTCGATGTCACCCACTATGAGAACCTCTCTGACGAGCAGAGGAACGAGCTGGAGCGCCGCTGCAACGAGGTGGTCCTGGAGGACCATCCTGTGGAGATCAAGTTCATGCAGCGCGACGACGCGGAGGCCAAGTTCGGCTTCCGCCTGTACCAGGGCGGCGTGGTGCCGGGAAAGGTCATCAGGGTCGTGAACACCGTCGGCGTGGACGTGGAGGCGTGCGGCGGCCTCCACTGCGATCGCACCTCGCGCGTCGGCCCCATCAGGATCCTCCGCACCAAGCGCATACAGGACGGCGTGGTGCGCATCGAGTACTCCGCTGGCCTCGCGGCGGTGTCGGGGATGCAGGCCGACAAGGCCTGCGTGGACCTCCTCGCCGACCGCATGATGGTCACCAGGGAGACGGTCCTGCCCGCGGCCGAGAAGCTGCTGGCCGAGATGAGGGAGGACCGCAAGCGCCTGGAATCCCTGTCCGCCCGGCTCAACCAGATCGTTTCCGAGGCCCTGCTGTCCAAGGCGGAGCGGGCCGACAATGTTTCCATGGTGGTCCACCAGGCCGCCGAGGGCGAGGACCCCCAGGCCATCGCCCTGGCGCTGATATCTAACCCTGGCGTGGTGGCGGTGGTCGGCTCCGCCAACGGCTCCCCGAAGCTGTATGTTGCCCGGTCCAAGGACGTCGATCTCGACGCCCGCCCCATCCTCAAGAGCGTGATGGCGCTGGTCGGCGGCGGGGGCGGCGGCAAGCCCGACCTCGCCCAGGGCGGGGGCGGCGACCCGTCCAAGCTCCCCGCGGCGCTGGAGCAGGCCCCCCGGATCGTCCGCGAGGCCCTCGTCAAGCGTCAGGCCAAGTGA
- the cas7c gene encoding type I-C CRISPR-associated protein Cas7/Csd2: MNEPIRNRYEFILLFDVENGNPNGDPDMGNMPRVDPQTGHGIVTDVCLKRKIRDYVDLVKDGQEGYNIYVKSGVVLNDQNKKAYVANGLEPTDKRQKPDVEAKLVQFMCQNFFDIRTFGAVMTTGVNCGQVRGPVQLSFARSMDPIFQQEVTITRRAVTNEKDADAGQTMGKKQVVPYGLYRAEGYISANLAKKTTGFSEDDLILLWDSLVNMFEHDHSASRGKMAARKLIVFKHENELGCCQSHILFGKVQTKRQPSELPPRSFEDYSITIDRDLPKGVELIEKL; encoded by the coding sequence ATGAACGAACCTATCAGAAACCGCTATGAATTTATCTTGTTGTTTGACGTAGAGAACGGAAATCCCAACGGAGACCCGGATATGGGCAATATGCCAAGGGTCGATCCGCAGACTGGGCACGGGATAGTGACTGACGTCTGTCTAAAGCGGAAGATACGTGATTACGTGGACCTTGTTAAGGACGGCCAAGAGGGGTACAATATCTATGTAAAATCTGGGGTCGTTTTGAACGATCAGAACAAGAAAGCGTATGTCGCAAATGGGCTGGAACCCACCGATAAGAGGCAAAAGCCGGATGTCGAGGCTAAATTAGTCCAGTTCATGTGCCAAAACTTCTTTGACATCAGGACGTTCGGTGCAGTCATGACTACAGGGGTGAACTGTGGCCAAGTTCGAGGCCCAGTGCAGCTGAGTTTCGCTCGGAGTATGGACCCCATATTCCAGCAGGAAGTGACTATCACACGTCGTGCAGTCACCAACGAGAAAGACGCTGATGCCGGTCAAACCATGGGCAAGAAGCAGGTCGTTCCCTACGGACTCTACCGTGCTGAAGGATATATATCTGCAAATCTGGCCAAGAAGACCACTGGCTTCAGCGAGGATGATCTCATACTGCTATGGGATAGCCTGGTCAACATGTTTGAGCATGATCACTCCGCTTCTCGTGGAAAAATGGCTGCTAGGAAGTTGATCGTGTTCAAACATGAAAATGAACTCGGATGTTGCCAATCTCATATTTTGTTCGGAAAGGTCCAAACGAAGCGACAGCCTAGTGAATTGCCCCCAAGATCGTTCGAAGACTATTCGATAACGATCGACAGAGACCTGCCGAAAGGTGTTGAATTAATTGAAAAGCTGTAA
- a CDS encoding CRISPR-associated helicase/endonuclease Cas3, translating to MSSHNYYAHSNESRDKSTWQPLATHLTNVAELASKFADDFEGGKFAYASGMLHDIGKYSSEFQSLLDGAKIRVDHSTAGAIVSRQKYPASQSRVLEYIVAGHHAGLANFGSVQSGLEQRLIHRKLPDYGGYIDEISLPDLTGVIPSIKPGNGSAGFSISFFIRMLFSCLIDADSLDTERFCNPEKAVQRGNYDDFIVLSNKFDRHMASKRTGSDGNIINNYRNDIFDQCKSKGSERPRLFTLTVPTGGGKTLSSMAFALEQVKKYGLKRIIYVIPYTNIIEQTAAIFKEIFGEKNVLEHHSNFDPWASEDESDNPSYNSIMFSTENWDAPIIVTTNVQFFESLFSNKRSRCRKIHNISKSVIIFDEAQMLPIQYLSPCLAAVTELVRNYGSSIVMCTATQPKFSELLRGDEMPREIIESPKELYEAFKRVEFKNFGVINDEELSAALRNEDKVLCIINTRNHAKALYDSLSDTKNIFHLSARMCPVHRRQKLDVIRKILDKKGEPCRVISTQLIEAGVDIDFPTVFRAMSGLDSIAQAAGRCNREGKLQSGRVNVFRSSEKHGQATSWQRRTAELGEMILGNGNEPLSLENIEMFFHALYYHEGEDGRDRKKILKLLEERSRSLEYPFEDVNDLFSIVEKGTREVVIPYDYNVQSIIEEMHMAQYPWKYARKLQGYTVSIFEPEFKELAAMHAIDTIGDRFFVLNDLKKYSSDTGLLSSKYNNYENALLLV from the coding sequence ATGTCCTCTCATAATTACTACGCCCACTCTAATGAATCCAGGGATAAATCTACTTGGCAACCATTGGCAACTCATCTTACAAATGTGGCAGAACTCGCTTCAAAATTTGCGGACGATTTTGAAGGAGGAAAATTTGCCTATGCTTCGGGCATGTTACATGACATAGGCAAATATTCTTCAGAATTTCAGAGCTTACTTGATGGGGCAAAAATACGAGTCGACCATTCAACTGCGGGTGCAATTGTGTCAAGGCAAAAATATCCGGCTTCGCAGAGCAGAGTCCTTGAGTATATTGTGGCAGGACATCACGCTGGCCTAGCAAACTTTGGCTCTGTACAATCTGGCCTCGAACAACGGCTTATCCATCGAAAGTTACCAGACTATGGGGGATACATTGATGAGATATCACTACCAGATCTCACCGGAGTAATCCCCAGCATCAAACCGGGCAACGGCTCTGCTGGTTTTTCTATATCTTTTTTCATTCGTATGCTCTTTTCTTGCCTTATCGATGCTGATTCGTTAGATACGGAGCGATTTTGTAACCCTGAAAAAGCCGTGCAACGAGGAAATTACGACGATTTCATCGTATTAAGCAACAAGTTCGATAGGCACATGGCTTCGAAAAGGACCGGCTCCGATGGGAATATAATCAATAATTATAGGAATGATATTTTTGATCAGTGCAAAAGTAAGGGGTCCGAACGGCCTCGTTTATTTACGCTCACGGTCCCGACTGGCGGCGGAAAGACGCTCTCATCTATGGCTTTTGCCTTGGAACAAGTCAAGAAATATGGTCTCAAAAGAATAATTTACGTGATACCTTACACAAATATTATTGAGCAAACTGCCGCCATATTCAAGGAGATATTTGGAGAGAAGAATGTTCTAGAACATCATAGCAATTTCGACCCATGGGCATCCGAAGACGAAAGCGACAATCCCAGCTATAATTCAATAATGTTCTCGACCGAGAATTGGGATGCACCGATCATTGTGACCACCAATGTGCAGTTCTTCGAGTCTTTGTTCTCCAACAAACGTTCACGCTGCCGGAAAATTCACAACATTTCAAAAAGTGTCATCATTTTTGACGAAGCGCAAATGTTGCCAATACAGTATCTTTCACCATGTCTGGCCGCTGTAACAGAATTGGTCCGCAACTATGGTTCATCGATAGTGATGTGCACAGCAACACAACCAAAATTCAGTGAACTGTTGCGTGGCGACGAAATGCCCAGGGAGATAATCGAGTCGCCAAAGGAGCTCTACGAAGCCTTCAAACGGGTAGAATTTAAGAATTTTGGAGTGATAAATGACGAAGAATTATCGGCCGCCCTAAGAAATGAGGATAAGGTCCTCTGCATCATCAATACGAGGAATCATGCCAAAGCGCTCTATGATTCCCTCTCGGACACGAAAAACATCTTTCATCTCAGTGCTCGAATGTGCCCGGTGCATCGTAGGCAAAAGTTGGATGTGATCAGGAAAATTCTCGATAAGAAGGGCGAACCGTGCCGAGTAATCTCCACCCAGCTAATTGAAGCCGGAGTGGACATCGACTTCCCAACCGTGTTTAGGGCCATGTCCGGCCTCGATTCCATCGCACAGGCAGCTGGAAGATGTAATCGAGAAGGTAAGTTGCAATCAGGGCGTGTGAATGTATTCCGTTCAAGTGAAAAACATGGCCAAGCGACGTCATGGCAAAGACGAACCGCTGAATTGGGGGAGATGATACTTGGAAATGGGAACGAACCATTATCTCTGGAAAATATTGAGATGTTTTTTCATGCGCTATACTATCACGAAGGGGAAGACGGGCGGGATCGAAAGAAGATCCTTAAGCTGTTGGAAGAACGAAGCCGCTCGTTGGAATATCCCTTTGAGGATGTAAACGATCTCTTCTCAATAGTTGAGAAGGGAACAAGGGAGGTAGTAATTCCTTATGATTATAATGTGCAGTCAATTATTGAGGAGATGCATATGGCCCAATACCCTTGGAAGTATGCCCGAAAATTACAGGGTTACACCGTAAGCATCTTTGAGCCCGAATTCAAAGAACTGGCCGCCATGCATGCAATTGATACAATTGGTGATAGGTTTTTCGTGCTTAATGACCTCAAGAAATATTCATCGGATACCGGTCTATTGAGTAGTAAATATAATAATTATGAAAATGCATTACTGCTCGTTTGA
- a CDS encoding transposase, with amino-acid sequence MLCLAVLGQMLVKSYRDFADWFEIMTSLHKRLRLRSTLHFTTLHKFSLRLEAHVLDGLLATLASSVAGGRLDVIIDSTGMQSGSASHYYIRTMLLRSGSRGTELRKIRRHVKLTSVIDSRTMTVLAMLATPGPGPDQDKLVPAISKAVEHGASIASVIGDKGYDSEVNRRYVVHELGAETHIPLRKIDRKAVDHQGFYRRRQLKMFDELKYGRRSLVESVNRMLKNMSPAALGRSECARYSFLISWKIELDDMNSNKKGRPFEYPRSFIGFVTFARDV; translated from the coding sequence ATGCTATGCCTAGCCGTGCTCGGGCAGATGCTGGTGAAGTCGTACCGCGACTTCGCCGACTGGTTCGAGATCATGACCTCGCTGCATAAACGTCTGCGTCTTCGGTCGACGCTTCACTTCACCACGCTGCACAAGTTCTCGCTGCGCCTCGAGGCGCACGTGCTGGACGGCCTCCTGGCCACGCTCGCTTCGAGCGTGGCCGGCGGTCGTCTGGACGTGATAATCGACTCTACCGGGATGCAATCTGGCTCCGCCTCACACTACTACATCAGGACGATGTTGCTGCGTTCTGGCTCGCGGGGCACCGAGCTTAGGAAGATACGCCGCCACGTCAAGCTCACGAGCGTGATAGACTCGCGGACGATGACGGTGCTGGCCATGCTGGCCACGCCAGGTCCAGGGCCGGACCAGGACAAGCTGGTCCCCGCGATATCTAAGGCGGTCGAGCATGGTGCGAGCATCGCCTCGGTCATCGGGGACAAGGGCTACGACTCGGAGGTGAACCGACGCTACGTCGTTCATGAGCTGGGCGCGGAAACGCACATACCGCTGCGCAAGATCGACAGGAAAGCTGTGGATCACCAGGGCTTCTACCGCCGCCGTCAGCTCAAGATGTTCGACGAGCTGAAGTACGGCCGCCGTTCGCTGGTGGAATCGGTCAACCGGATGCTCAAGAACATGTCGCCGGCGGCGCTGGGTCGGAGCGAGTGTGCGCGGTACTCGTTCCTCATCTCGTGGAAGATCGAGCTGGACGACATGAACTCGAACAAGAAGGGACGTCCATTCGAGTATCCTCGCTCGTTCATCGGCTTCGTGACGTTCGCCCGTGATGTCTAG
- the cas8c gene encoding type I-C CRISPR-associated protein Cas8c/Csd1, translating into MILQALCRYHDILKNDDQVALPESGYSVAGVSFVLVLSADGHLTNIIDLRTDGKKPIPRQMPVPFQKVRSSGVAPYILCDNSKYIFGVEGKKEDAKKRGSKSESHNSPYEEGDETKINNVTPRTLKCFKEFKSLHHALFDDLDLDATRSLLTFLDSWDPNGFNSHPKIAQYRDDILAGGNLIFEFGGRFLHEHPEIRQKLANDSGSNEEVGNNLLVQQCLVTGQVEPISRLHPKIKGVYGAQPSGASIVSFNDDAFCSYGKRQNFNAPIGNSSAVKYTSVLNHLLDRDSKNKIQLGNTTIVFWAETKDDQYLDLATFLLNPPNLKGSGGKDDSDEFVSKVDPKTVQLIGDILNKVKVGMPLSQTELGVDSEKTNFYMLALSPNASRLSVRFWYQDSVGHFIERLAQHHLDMEIFRGERDPPFVPIYRILKETVPKNSKDKASSPMLDGALMRAILDNSPYPLELYAAILSRAKTDGTINYARAAFLKAYLVRSQMQKTKGKEGWITVGLNEESLNIPYRLGRLFAVLEKAQKDAINGAKSGINSKYFSSASTTPSVVFPALLKLAQHHISKSDWGVKTSQSIEEIMSGIDHFPKYLNLEDQGMFMIGYYHQQKELYKKKGSNGEKEESA; encoded by the coding sequence ATGATCCTCCAGGCACTCTGTCGATACCATGACATACTAAAAAATGATGATCAAGTGGCCTTACCAGAATCTGGCTACAGCGTTGCTGGTGTCTCGTTTGTATTGGTGCTATCCGCCGATGGGCACTTAACGAATATCATCGACCTTCGGACCGATGGGAAAAAGCCGATACCTAGACAGATGCCAGTTCCCTTTCAGAAGGTACGGAGTAGCGGTGTCGCTCCCTACATTCTGTGCGATAATTCAAAGTACATTTTTGGGGTCGAGGGAAAGAAAGAGGATGCAAAAAAGAGAGGGTCAAAAAGCGAATCTCATAATTCCCCCTACGAAGAAGGAGATGAAACCAAAATAAACAATGTGACGCCCCGCACTCTAAAGTGTTTCAAAGAGTTCAAGTCTCTACATCATGCTCTTTTTGATGATTTAGATCTCGATGCTACTCGCTCCCTCCTGACATTCTTGGATTCATGGGACCCAAACGGGTTCAATAGTCATCCTAAAATAGCTCAGTACAGAGATGATATTCTTGCTGGTGGAAATCTAATATTCGAATTCGGGGGACGATTTCTTCATGAGCATCCTGAAATCAGGCAAAAACTGGCCAACGATTCGGGATCAAACGAAGAAGTCGGAAATAATCTCTTAGTGCAACAATGCCTTGTGACTGGACAGGTGGAGCCAATCTCAAGATTGCATCCCAAGATTAAGGGCGTATATGGGGCTCAACCTTCTGGTGCATCAATAGTAAGTTTTAACGATGATGCATTCTGCTCATATGGGAAGAGACAGAATTTTAATGCCCCTATTGGCAATTCTTCGGCAGTAAAATACACTTCAGTTTTAAATCATCTGCTTGATAGAGATAGTAAAAATAAGATTCAACTAGGAAACACGACAATAGTTTTTTGGGCAGAAACAAAAGACGATCAATATCTGGATCTAGCAACCTTTTTGTTAAATCCTCCAAACTTGAAGGGGAGCGGCGGAAAAGACGATAGTGACGAATTTGTTTCGAAAGTGGATCCAAAAACCGTCCAACTTATTGGGGACATTTTGAACAAGGTAAAGGTTGGAATGCCGCTTTCACAAACCGAATTGGGCGTGGATTCTGAGAAGACGAATTTTTATATGCTTGCCCTCTCGCCCAATGCTAGTAGACTATCGGTGCGATTTTGGTATCAAGATAGCGTGGGTCATTTCATCGAAAGATTGGCGCAGCACCATCTTGACATGGAAATATTTCGGGGTGAGAGGGATCCCCCGTTCGTCCCAATCTATAGAATACTGAAGGAGACAGTTCCCAAGAACTCGAAAGACAAAGCTTCCTCTCCAATGCTAGATGGGGCACTGATGAGAGCGATATTGGATAACTCCCCCTATCCGCTGGAGTTGTACGCCGCCATCTTGAGCAGAGCAAAAACGGATGGAACCATCAACTATGCTAGGGCAGCATTTCTAAAAGCATACCTAGTAAGGTCCCAAATGCAGAAAACGAAAGGTAAGGAGGGCTGGATTACTGTGGGTCTGAACGAAGAGAGCTTGAACATCCCATACCGATTGGGGAGATTATTTGCAGTACTGGAGAAGGCACAGAAGGATGCCATCAATGGAGCGAAGAGCGGGATAAATAGCAAATATTTCAGTAGTGCGTCGACGACACCGTCTGTTGTGTTTCCTGCACTTCTGAAACTTGCCCAGCACCACATCTCAAAATCAGATTGGGGAGTAAAAACGAGCCAATCTATCGAAGAAATAATGTCTGGGATCGATCACTTTCCCAAATACCTCAATCTTGAGGACCAGGGAATGTTCATGATCGGATATTATCACCAACAAAAGGAGCTATATAAGAAGAAAGGGAGCAACGGGGAGAAGGAGGAGAGCGCATGA
- the cas4 gene encoding CRISPR-associated protein Cas4 — protein MRYADEELLSLSGIQHFSFCKRQWGLIHVERQWADDLRTAEGHHIHRRADDPFFDESRGETLISRSVPVISYSLGLQGIADVVEYSSSDNGIKLPDREGLWLPKPVEYKRGKPKVYAWDEVQLCAQAICLEEMLNTQIKRADFYYHEIRRRTSVELTDELRHLVFTLSMEMHDLFKKGITPPAEKGKPCRSCSLMNLCIPTLTKKKILVDKYISKHVRDAVNREGR, from the coding sequence GTGCGGTATGCCGACGAGGAACTTTTGTCCCTGTCTGGCATACAGCACTTTTCCTTTTGTAAGCGCCAATGGGGACTCATCCACGTCGAACGCCAGTGGGCCGATGATCTCAGAACGGCAGAAGGGCATCATATTCACCGAAGGGCCGATGACCCCTTCTTCGACGAATCCCGGGGCGAAACGCTCATATCAAGATCCGTTCCGGTAATCTCTTATTCACTGGGGCTTCAGGGCATTGCCGATGTTGTCGAATATTCTTCATCGGACAATGGAATCAAACTTCCGGATCGAGAGGGCCTATGGCTGCCAAAACCTGTCGAATACAAGAGAGGTAAGCCTAAAGTTTACGCGTGGGATGAGGTGCAGCTCTGCGCGCAGGCGATTTGCCTGGAAGAAATGCTCAACACTCAAATCAAAAGGGCGGATTTCTACTACCATGAGATCAGAAGGAGAACGTCTGTCGAACTGACGGACGAACTCAGGCATCTCGTGTTCACGCTATCTATGGAAATGCATGACCTTTTCAAGAAAGGGATCACCCCGCCCGCAGAGAAGGGCAAGCCCTGCAGGTCATGCTCTCTGATGAACCTCTGCATTCCTACGCTCACGAAGAAAAAAATTTTGGTCGATAAATACATCTCCAAACATGTCAGGGATGCCGTGAACAGGGAGGGCCGATAA